From Pseudomonadota bacterium, a single genomic window includes:
- a CDS encoding response regulator, whose amino-acid sequence MDAEPRETVATVMVVADELDNLALLERTLGVQYEVQSFSSPQLALESLARRPVDLVIADHPMPQMTGIEFLGRASNEAPDAARILLTGFADLETAQEAVNRGRVSGLLRKPIDTTRLLGEIARCLDQTRLQRNNRRISSDLAQQNAELAEAKRPVALDLDARSRDLLLQADPALLKAKAGGRDAIACARTLAAVDRASEPAAPTAPASAISPQDRVTRLERRLARAKLARDQMEHLLEEKTRELYLALTRLREQQGLLVQTEKLSTLGRISAGIAHELNNALNIVYGNVEHLDGYVAVFSETLAHYRKAVSGNEALATRLGRLERAARLPSIERDLPKLLNEITTGVDRAATIVRDLGIFSRPHDSDSRRPTDLEQVMKTALTLAANQLKTRQVKHLRPTGSAVVYGDAAGLSQVFLNLLLNAAQATADGAAIGISYGSNAETVTVRISDSGCGIAPRQAGRLFEPFFTTRDPGAGTGLGLFLCMQIVQSHGGEIAFDSVVDEGTTFRVSLPAYARAAESGVPPQARVHEGV is encoded by the coding sequence ATGGACGCAGAACCGAGAGAGACCGTCGCCACGGTGATGGTCGTCGCTGACGAGCTGGACAACCTGGCGCTGCTCGAGCGCACGCTCGGCGTGCAGTATGAGGTGCAGAGCTTCAGCTCGCCCCAGCTCGCCTTGGAGAGCCTCGCCCGACGACCCGTCGACCTCGTGATCGCCGACCACCCGATGCCGCAGATGACGGGCATCGAGTTTCTCGGCCGCGCCAGCAATGAGGCCCCGGACGCCGCGCGCATCCTGCTGACGGGCTTTGCCGACCTCGAGACAGCGCAGGAGGCCGTCAACCGCGGGCGCGTTAGCGGCCTCTTGCGCAAGCCGATCGACACCACGCGACTCCTCGGCGAGATCGCGCGCTGCCTCGATCAGACGCGATTGCAACGCAACAACCGCCGGATCAGCAGCGACCTTGCGCAGCAGAATGCTGAGCTCGCGGAGGCCAAGCGACCGGTCGCGCTGGACCTCGACGCGCGCTCTCGCGACCTGCTGCTCCAGGCCGACCCTGCCCTGCTGAAAGCGAAGGCCGGCGGGCGCGACGCGATCGCCTGCGCCCGCACCCTGGCCGCCGTCGATCGCGCCTCCGAGCCCGCCGCGCCGACGGCGCCGGCCAGCGCGATCTCCCCCCAGGACCGCGTGACACGCCTTGAGCGGCGCCTGGCGCGGGCGAAGCTGGCGCGCGACCAGATGGAGCATCTCCTCGAGGAGAAGACCCGCGAGCTCTATCTGGCGCTGACGCGCCTACGGGAGCAGCAGGGCCTATTGGTTCAGACGGAGAAACTCAGCACGCTCGGTCGCATCTCGGCCGGCATCGCCCATGAGCTCAACAACGCGCTCAACATCGTCTACGGCAATGTCGAACACCTCGACGGATACGTCGCTGTCTTCAGCGAGACCTTGGCGCACTATCGAAAGGCCGTGAGCGGCAACGAAGCGCTGGCGACGCGTCTGGGCCGGCTCGAGCGCGCGGCGCGCCTCCCCTCGATCGAGCGCGACCTCCCCAAGCTGCTGAACGAAATCACGACAGGCGTCGATCGGGCGGCCACGATCGTGCGCGACCTCGGCATCTTCTCGCGGCCGCACGATAGCGACTCGCGGCGGCCGACGGACCTCGAGCAGGTGATGAAGACCGCCCTCACGCTCGCGGCCAATCAGCTCAAGACCAGGCAGGTCAAGCATCTGCGCCCAACAGGCTCAGCGGTGGTGTACGGCGATGCGGCAGGACTGAGCCAAGTCTTCCTCAACCTCCTGCTCAACGCAGCCCAGGCCACGGCTGACGGCGCCGCCATCGGCATCAGCTATGGCAGCAACGCGGAGACCGTCACCGTGCGCATCAGCGACAGCGGCTGCGGGATCGCGCCCAGGCAAGCTGGGCGCCTCTTCGAGCCCTTCTTCACCACCCGGGATCCGGGTGCGGGGACCGGCCTTGGGCTCTTTCTCTGCATGCAGATCGTGCAGAGCCACGGCGGAGAAATCGCGTTCGACTCGGTCGTCGACGAGGGGACGACCTTTCGCGTTAGCCTGCCGGCCTACGCCAGGGCCGCCGAGAGCGGCGTCCCGCCCCAAGCGCGAGTGCACGAGGGAGTCTGA
- a CDS encoding phosphoribosylaminoimidazolesuccinocarboxamide synthase, translating into MISEATLQRGIELALDETHFEDLGTLERGKVRDCYVSGGRRAIIVTDRLSAFDRIVATIPFKGQVLNGVSAYWLEQTRAICTNHLISVPDPVASLVRECRPFPVEMVLRGYLTGSSPTSIWTCYARGERKYCGHRLPEGLRQHERLAAPLITPTSKAPKGEHDELLSADEVIAGGLATAAEFAQLSELSLALFAFGQALALQRGLILVDTKYEFGRLPDGTICLIDEIHTPDSSRYWYADSYDEALRVGSDPRALDKEYVRRHLSGLGFRGEGPVPPLTDAVRIEAARRYIEIYERMTGQPFVPNLDPPLPRLHAALRAAR; encoded by the coding sequence ATGATCAGTGAGGCGACCCTGCAGCGCGGCATCGAGCTCGCGCTCGACGAGACGCACTTCGAGGACCTTGGCACGCTCGAACGCGGCAAGGTGCGTGACTGCTACGTCAGCGGCGGCCGTCGGGCCATCATCGTCACCGACCGGCTGAGCGCCTTCGATCGCATCGTGGCGACGATCCCCTTCAAGGGACAGGTCCTCAACGGCGTGAGCGCCTACTGGCTCGAGCAGACGCGCGCCATCTGCACCAATCACCTGATCAGCGTGCCCGATCCGGTCGCCAGCCTGGTCCGCGAGTGCCGGCCCTTTCCCGTCGAGATGGTCCTGCGCGGCTACCTCACCGGCAGCAGTCCGACCTCGATCTGGACCTGCTACGCACGCGGTGAGCGTAAATACTGCGGGCACCGCCTGCCGGAGGGACTGCGGCAGCACGAGCGGCTGGCGGCGCCGCTGATCACGCCGACGAGCAAGGCCCCCAAGGGCGAGCACGACGAGCTCCTGAGCGCCGATGAGGTGATCGCGGGCGGACTCGCCACGGCGGCGGAGTTCGCCCAGCTCAGCGAGCTCAGCCTGGCGCTCTTCGCCTTCGGCCAGGCGTTGGCGCTGCAGCGCGGGCTGATCCTCGTCGACACCAAGTACGAGTTCGGCCGGCTGCCGGACGGCACGATCTGCTTGATCGACGAGATCCACACGCCCGACTCGTCGCGCTACTGGTACGCCGACTCCTATGACGAGGCGCTGCGCGTGGGCAGTGACCCGCGCGCCCTCGACAAGGAATACGTTCGCCGCCACCTCAGCGGGCTCGGCTTTCGCGGCGAGGGGCCCGTGCCGCCGCTGACCGACGCAGTTCGCATCGAGGCCGCGCGCCGCTACATCGAGATCTACGAGCGCATGACCGGCCAGCCCTTCGTGCCGAATCTCGACCCCCCGCTGCCCCGCCTCCACGCCGCGCTGCGCGCCGCGCGCTAA
- a CDS encoding polyribonucleotide nucleotidyltransferase, whose translation MVIRESVEVGGRELSLETGRVAKQADGSVVVRYGDTMVLVTAVSDKTPREVDFLPLTVEYTERMYAAGRIPGSYFRREGRPSASEILSCRLIDRPIRPLFPNGYRNETQVIAMVLSCDRENPADVLALTATSTALHLSDIPWSGPIAAVRVGRVNGEFVANPTQTQQLASDLSIVAVASFEALVMVEGHCRFCSERDLVAALQFAQEQARPLLDLQERLRAAVGREKRPFTPVAPDEALVGRVTELSRQRLVEALGVREKRSRGAALKQVASWLGEQLPETEKAALSAAFSEVKRRHVRRMVVRDAIRLDGRRLDEIREINCEVGVLPRTHGSALFTRGETQALATATLATQRSDQRIESVMGDYTKSFLLHYNFPPFSTGEAKRFGPPGRREIGHGNLAESSLAQVLPDPEQFPYVLRVVSETLESNGSSSMASVCGGSLALMDAGVPIQAPVAGIAMGLIAEEGKHAVLSDILGDEDHLGDMDFKVTGTREGICAIQMDIKLESVPAQVLETALEQARVGRLHILDRMAQAIDAPRSTLSAHAPRILTLKIKPDRIRDVIGPGGKTIRAIQDQTSCEINVSDDGTVTIAAFDAEGGKRALALVEGLTAEAEIGAYYSGRVRRVADFGAFVEIMPGMDGLIHISELDRSRVERVEDICREGDEVVVKVINIDREGKIRLSRKEALGVDPSLVRSMV comes from the coding sequence ATGGTGATTCGAGAAAGTGTGGAAGTTGGCGGACGCGAGCTCTCGCTCGAAACCGGACGCGTGGCCAAGCAGGCCGACGGCAGCGTGGTCGTGCGCTACGGCGATACGATGGTGTTGGTCACCGCGGTCTCGGACAAGACGCCGCGCGAGGTCGACTTCCTGCCGCTGACGGTGGAATACACCGAGCGCATGTACGCGGCGGGGCGCATTCCCGGTAGCTACTTCCGCCGCGAGGGGCGCCCCTCCGCCAGCGAGATCCTCTCCTGTCGGCTGATCGACCGTCCGATCCGACCGCTCTTTCCCAACGGCTACCGCAACGAGACGCAGGTCATCGCGATGGTGCTCTCCTGCGACCGGGAGAACCCCGCCGATGTGCTGGCGTTGACGGCGACCTCGACCGCGCTGCACCTCTCTGACATTCCCTGGAGCGGCCCGATCGCCGCCGTGCGGGTCGGCCGGGTCAACGGCGAATTCGTCGCCAACCCGACGCAGACGCAGCAGCTCGCGTCGGACTTGAGCATCGTCGCTGTCGCCAGCTTCGAGGCGCTGGTGATGGTCGAGGGTCATTGCCGCTTTTGCAGCGAGCGCGACCTCGTCGCTGCCCTGCAATTCGCCCAGGAGCAGGCCCGTCCGCTGCTCGATCTGCAGGAGCGCCTGCGCGCGGCGGTGGGGCGCGAGAAGCGGCCCTTCACTCCGGTGGCCCCCGACGAGGCCCTGGTCGGGCGCGTTACCGAGCTGAGCCGACAGCGCCTGGTCGAGGCTCTCGGCGTGCGCGAGAAGCGCTCGCGCGGCGCCGCGCTCAAGCAGGTGGCGAGCTGGCTCGGCGAGCAGCTTCCCGAGACCGAGAAGGCGGCGCTCTCGGCGGCGTTCTCAGAGGTCAAGCGGCGCCACGTGCGCCGGATGGTCGTGCGCGACGCGATCCGCCTCGATGGTCGACGCCTCGACGAGATCCGCGAGATCAACTGCGAGGTCGGCGTCCTGCCGCGGACCCACGGCTCTGCGCTCTTCACGCGCGGCGAGACCCAGGCCCTGGCCACCGCGACGCTCGCCACCCAGCGCTCCGACCAGCGGATCGAGTCGGTGATGGGCGACTACACCAAGAGCTTCCTGCTGCATTACAACTTCCCGCCCTTCTCCACCGGCGAGGCCAAGCGCTTTGGACCGCCCGGACGGCGCGAGATCGGTCACGGCAACCTCGCCGAGAGCTCCTTGGCGCAGGTGCTCCCGGATCCCGAGCAGTTCCCCTACGTCCTGCGCGTCGTCAGCGAGACCCTCGAGAGCAACGGCTCGTCGTCGATGGCCAGCGTCTGCGGCGGCAGCCTGGCGCTGATGGATGCCGGCGTGCCGATTCAGGCGCCCGTCGCGGGGATCGCGATGGGGTTGATCGCGGAGGAGGGGAAGCATGCGGTCCTGAGTGACATCCTCGGCGACGAGGATCACCTCGGCGATATGGACTTCAAGGTCACGGGCACGCGCGAGGGCATCTGCGCGATTCAGATGGACATCAAGCTCGAGAGCGTCCCGGCGCAGGTGCTGGAGACCGCGCTCGAGCAGGCGCGCGTCGGCCGGCTGCATATCCTCGATCGCATGGCCCAGGCGATCGATGCGCCACGGTCGACGCTCTCGGCGCATGCCCCGCGAATCCTGACCTTGAAGATCAAGCCCGATCGCATCCGCGACGTGATCGGACCCGGTGGCAAGACGATCCGTGCGATTCAGGATCAGACCTCCTGCGAGATCAATGTCTCCGACGACGGCACCGTGACCATCGCTGCCTTCGATGCAGAGGGTGGCAAGCGCGCGCTGGCGCTGGTCGAGGGCCTGACGGCAGAGGCCGAGATCGGCGCCTACTACAGCGGTCGGGTGCGCCGGGTCGCCGACTTCGGCGCCTTCGTCGAGATCATGCCGGGCATGGACGGCCTGATCCACATCAGCGAGCTCGACCGCAGCCGCGTCGAGCGCGTCGAGGACATCTGCCGCGAGGGCGATGAGGTGGTGGTCAAGGTGATCAACATCGACCGTGAGGGCAAAATCCGGCTGAGCCGGAAAGAGGCGCTGGGCGTCGACCCCTCGCTGGTGCGCTCGATGGTTTGA
- the dut gene encoding dUTP diphosphatase, with the protein MSPPSTPPVTHALRVKRVRAAAELPRYMSAGAAGLDLGAALEQPVELRPLERALVPTGLVVELPPGHEGQVRPRSGLAVREGLTVLNAPGTIDSDYRGELSVALINLGSEVVMITPRMRIAQLVVAPVSRVEVQEVVDTELSGSARGAGGFGHTGRAFGESEG; encoded by the coding sequence GTGTCCCCTCCCTCCACGCCTCCGGTGACGCACGCGCTGCGGGTCAAGCGCGTGCGCGCGGCGGCCGAGCTGCCACGCTACATGTCTGCCGGGGCTGCCGGCCTCGATCTCGGGGCGGCCCTCGAGCAGCCGGTCGAGCTGCGCCCACTCGAGCGCGCGCTGGTACCGACGGGGCTCGTCGTCGAGCTGCCGCCGGGCCACGAAGGGCAGGTGCGGCCGCGCTCCGGGCTGGCCGTGCGAGAGGGACTGACCGTGCTCAACGCGCCGGGCACGATCGACAGCGACTACCGCGGCGAGCTCAGCGTCGCGTTGATCAACCTCGGTAGCGAGGTGGTCATGATCACGCCGCGGATGCGCATCGCGCAGCTCGTGGTGGCACCCGTCAGCCGCGTCGAGGTCCAGGAGGTCGTCGACACTGAGCTGTCGGGCAGCGCCCGCGGCGCCGGTGGCTTCGGTCATACCGGCCGGGCCTTTGGGGAGAGCGAGGGCTAG
- a CDS encoding heme NO-binding domain-containing protein has protein sequence MKGMVFNELERMVVAAAGEDLWEEILETTPLETPEGVFLGPQSYPDSEFVAIVVATGKALKTPLEQLVPAFGRYLFPRLAERFPIFLRPEMTAKSFLVTVEATIHLEVRKLYPDAGLPRFDFVDPAADRLEITYASPRRLCALVAGMIDGVAEHFHEEVQVEHDRCVHRGDEVCHFELRFRPGKRPTP, from the coding sequence ATGAAAGGCATGGTGTTCAACGAGCTCGAGAGGATGGTCGTCGCCGCGGCCGGCGAGGATCTTTGGGAAGAGATCCTCGAAACGACGCCCCTCGAGACTCCCGAGGGCGTGTTTCTCGGCCCGCAGAGCTATCCGGACAGCGAATTCGTCGCCATCGTCGTCGCGACCGGCAAGGCGCTGAAGACCCCGCTCGAACAACTCGTCCCGGCCTTCGGCCGCTACTTGTTCCCGCGCCTCGCGGAGCGCTTCCCGATCTTCCTCCGGCCCGAGATGACGGCCAAGAGCTTCCTCGTCACGGTCGAGGCCACGATCCACCTCGAGGTCAGGAAGCTCTATCCGGATGCGGGCCTGCCTCGCTTCGACTTCGTCGACCCCGCGGCGGACCGACTGGAAATCACCTACGCCTCGCCGCGAAGGCTCTGCGCGCTGGTCGCCGGAATGATCGACGGTGTAGCCGAGCATTTCCACGAAGAGGTGCAAGTCGAGCATGACCGCTGCGTCCATCGCGGTGACGAGGTTTGCCACTTCGAGCTCAGGTTCAGGCCGGGCAAGCGCCCAACACCCTAA
- the lysS gene encoding lysine--tRNA ligase, protein MGDDPASELPCQLDPLMIPRQQKADELRALGHPPYRNDFQPTHTTREVREAVGALPADGATGAALAAGQRFRVAGRIVEYRGFGKATFVKLADRHERLQVYLRRDVLGDDAYALFKKAESWDVIGVEGYAFVTKTGELTLMAEQCVLLTKTLRPPPEKWSGLKDHETRYRQRYVDLVVNAPVAEVFRRRSRIVQRLRAYLDQRDFLEVETPILHGTLGGAAARPFCTHHNALDLPLYLRIAPELYLKRLVVGGFERVYELGRNFRNEGLSRNHNPEFTMLEFYQAYATYETLIDLTEDLLSGLVLEFAGGSTLTYQGQAIDFQRPWPRLSVEEAIVRGAQRAGLALAAEQLGEPASLLAYCERSGLLQRQDALGQGLRAAGSHGHRLGVLFDQLGEAALPPDRPAFVVGYPAATSPLARRNDVDGERVDRFELFIAGREIANGFSELNDPVDQRERFRRQLEERQAGDEEAMEYDEDYCRALEYGLPPTAGEGIGIDRLVMLLCDQPTIRDVLLFPHLRPEASLPRGAPATRAAGETRAEQLPDRRPGDVDRDA, encoded by the coding sequence ATGGGCGACGACCCCGCAAGCGAGCTGCCATGCCAGCTCGATCCTTTGATGATCCCGCGCCAGCAGAAGGCCGATGAGCTGCGAGCGCTGGGGCATCCTCCCTATCGCAACGACTTCCAGCCGACGCATACGACGCGCGAGGTGCGCGAGGCGGTGGGCGCGCTGCCGGCCGACGGCGCGACGGGCGCAGCGCTGGCGGCGGGGCAGCGCTTTCGCGTCGCCGGGCGCATCGTCGAGTACCGCGGCTTTGGCAAGGCGACCTTCGTCAAGCTCGCCGATCGGCACGAGCGACTGCAGGTCTATCTGCGGCGCGACGTGCTCGGCGACGACGCCTACGCCTTGTTCAAGAAGGCCGAGTCGTGGGACGTGATCGGCGTGGAGGGATACGCCTTCGTCACCAAGACCGGTGAGCTGACGCTGATGGCCGAGCAGTGCGTGCTGCTGACCAAGACGCTGCGGCCGCCGCCCGAGAAGTGGAGCGGCCTGAAGGACCACGAGACGCGCTATCGCCAGCGCTACGTCGATCTCGTGGTTAACGCCCCCGTCGCCGAGGTCTTTCGCCGCCGCTCGCGCATCGTGCAGCGCCTGCGCGCCTACCTCGACCAGCGCGACTTCCTCGAGGTCGAGACGCCGATCCTGCACGGCACGCTGGGCGGCGCGGCGGCGCGGCCCTTCTGCACGCACCACAACGCGCTCGACCTGCCGCTCTATTTGCGAATCGCGCCGGAGCTCTACCTCAAGCGCCTGGTCGTCGGCGGCTTCGAGCGGGTCTACGAGCTCGGGCGCAACTTCCGCAACGAGGGGCTCTCGCGCAACCACAACCCCGAGTTCACGATGCTCGAATTCTATCAGGCCTACGCGACCTACGAGACGCTGATCGACCTGACGGAGGACCTCCTCAGCGGCCTGGTGCTCGAGTTCGCCGGCGGCAGCACGCTCACGTATCAGGGGCAGGCGATCGACTTCCAGCGCCCCTGGCCGCGCCTCAGCGTCGAGGAGGCGATCGTGCGCGGCGCTCAGCGGGCCGGTCTCGCCCTCGCGGCGGAGCAGCTCGGCGAGCCCGCGAGCCTGCTCGCCTACTGCGAGCGCAGCGGGCTGCTCCAGCGGCAGGACGCGCTCGGACAAGGGCTGCGCGCGGCGGGCAGTCACGGGCACCGTCTGGGCGTGCTCTTCGACCAGCTGGGCGAGGCGGCGCTGCCGCCGGATCGCCCGGCCTTCGTCGTCGGCTATCCGGCGGCGACCTCGCCCCTGGCGCGCCGCAACGACGTCGACGGCGAGCGCGTCGACCGCTTCGAGCTCTTCATCGCCGGTCGTGAGATCGCCAACGGGTTCTCCGAGTTGAACGATCCTGTCGACCAGCGCGAGCGCTTTCGACGTCAGCTCGAGGAGCGGCAAGCCGGCGACGAAGAGGCGATGGAGTACGACGAGGACTACTGCCGTGCGCTCGAATACGGCCTGCCGCCGACCGCGGGCGAGGGGATCGGCATCGACCGGCTGGTGATGCTCCTCTGCGATCAGCCGACGATTCGCGACGTGCTGCTCTTTCCGCACCTGCGGCCCGAGGCCTCCCTGCCGCGCGGCGCACCGGCGACGCGAGCGGCCGGCGAAACCCGCGCGGAGCAGCTCCCTGACCGACGGCCTGGCGATGTCGATCGCGACGCATAG
- a CDS encoding adenylosuccinate lyase, with protein sequence MIERYSRAPMRALWSDQARYDTWLEVELAACRAMERLGRVPKGTADQVQAKVRLDAAQILQIEERVRHDVIAFLTHVEQQAGEPARWLHLGLTSSDILDSAFALQLGRAGALLLTAIDGLLEALARRADETRHLPMVGRSHGIHAEPTAVGLVFAGAYAELGRQRRRLVAALEEVAVGKLAGAVGVYGNVSPEVEAGALAALGLRPETCATQVVARDRHAALFAALGQLASSLERLAQQVRHWQRTEVGEAFEPFGRGQKGSSAMPHKRNPILTENVCGLARLVRGAVVPALENVALWHERDISHSSVERVIAPDVTTLVDFMLYRMTQVIAGLELDEARLAANLALTGGLIFSEAVLLALIGKGLARQRAYELVQRCAMAAQSGAGDFRALLGADAEILAVLSSVELDGCFDVQHHLRFVDVIYERVFRAAAASGAAAPEGRKPDDQ encoded by the coding sequence ATGATCGAGCGCTATTCACGCGCGCCGATGCGGGCGTTATGGAGCGATCAGGCGCGCTACGACACCTGGCTCGAGGTCGAGCTGGCGGCCTGTCGCGCGATGGAGCGGCTCGGCCGGGTGCCCAAGGGCACGGCGGATCAGGTGCAGGCGAAGGTCAGGCTCGACGCTGCGCAGATCCTGCAGATCGAAGAGCGCGTGCGCCATGACGTGATCGCCTTCCTGACCCACGTCGAGCAGCAGGCTGGGGAGCCCGCGCGTTGGCTGCACCTCGGGCTGACCTCCTCCGATATCCTCGACAGCGCCTTCGCCCTGCAGCTCGGCCGCGCCGGCGCGCTCTTGCTGACGGCGATCGATGGGCTGCTGGAGGCCTTGGCTCGACGCGCCGACGAGACGCGGCACCTGCCGATGGTCGGGCGCAGTCACGGGATCCACGCCGAGCCGACGGCCGTCGGCCTGGTCTTCGCCGGGGCCTACGCGGAGCTCGGACGCCAGCGGCGTCGCCTGGTCGCCGCGCTCGAAGAGGTCGCGGTCGGCAAGCTCGCCGGGGCGGTCGGCGTCTATGGCAACGTCTCGCCCGAGGTCGAGGCCGGCGCGCTCGCGGCGCTCGGGCTGCGTCCGGAGACCTGCGCGACGCAGGTCGTGGCGCGCGACCGCCACGCCGCTCTCTTCGCCGCGCTGGGCCAGCTCGCCTCGTCGCTCGAGCGGCTGGCGCAGCAGGTGCGTCATTGGCAGCGTACGGAGGTTGGTGAGGCCTTCGAGCCCTTCGGCCGCGGTCAAAAGGGCTCGAGCGCGATGCCCCATAAGCGCAACCCGATTCTGACGGAGAACGTCTGTGGTCTGGCGCGCCTCGTGCGCGGCGCGGTGGTGCCGGCGTTGGAGAACGTGGCGCTCTGGCACGAGCGGGACATCAGTCACTCCTCGGTGGAGCGCGTGATCGCGCCCGACGTCACCACGCTGGTCGACTTCATGCTCTATCGTATGACCCAGGTCATCGCCGGATTGGAGCTCGACGAGGCCCGGCTGGCGGCCAATCTGGCGCTGACGGGGGGGCTGATCTTCTCCGAGGCGGTGCTGCTGGCCTTGATCGGCAAGGGCCTGGCGCGGCAGCGGGCCTATGAGCTGGTGCAGCGCTGCGCGATGGCGGCGCAGTCCGGAGCGGGGGACTTCCGCGCCTTGCTCGGCGCCGACGCCGAGATCCTGGCGGTCCTGAGCTCCGTCGAGCTTGACGGCTGCTTCGACGTCCAACACCACCTGCGCTTCGTCGACGTGATCTACGAGCGCGTTTTCCGCGCCGCGGCCGCGAGCGGCGCGGCGGCGCCTGAGGGGAGGAAGCCCGATGATCAGTGA
- the prfB gene encoding peptide chain release factor 2 (programmed frameshift), with the protein MSYGETIEVLRGLRRRLDDLRGHLDLETQGRRVAQIDAQAADPEFWNDAPRAQDLLREQARARGTIEEVQRLDRLVEDAATLLELAREVGDANSEDEAARLAEQALSALDALELTQMLSGPHDRMAALVSINSGAGGTDSQDWAEMLLRMYLRWCERRGYKVELLDTQQGEEAGIKSATFSVEGEYAFGFLHAESGVHRLVRISPFDANARRHTAFASVAVFLDVSDDLEIDLRDEDMRFDFFRAGGAGGQHVNKTESAVRITHLPTGIVVQCQNERSQHKNRTQALRVLRARIYEHERRKRDQELAGISGEKKAIEWGNQIRSYVLAPYRLVTDHRTELKVGNVDAVLSGDLDPFIHAYLLGESRSRPPAH; encoded by the exons ATGTCCTACGGTGAGACGATTGAGGTGCTGCGCGGGTTGCGGCGACGGCTTGACGATCTTCGAGGTCATCTT GACTTGGAGACGCAGGGCCGTCGCGTAGCCCAGATCGACGCGCAGGCCGCCGATCCCGAGTTCTGGAATGACGCGCCTCGCGCGCAGGACCTGCTGCGGGAGCAGGCGCGTGCACGTGGGACGATCGAAGAGGTGCAGCGCCTCGACCGCCTGGTCGAGGATGCGGCGACCTTGCTCGAGCTGGCCCGCGAGGTCGGGGACGCGAACAGCGAGGACGAGGCCGCGCGCCTGGCCGAGCAGGCCCTCAGCGCGCTCGATGCGCTCGAGCTGACGCAGATGCTGAGCGGTCCGCACGATCGGATGGCGGCGCTGGTCAGCATCAACTCGGGCGCCGGCGGCACGGACAGCCAGGACTGGGCGGAGATGCTGCTGCGCATGTACCTGCGCTGGTGCGAGCGCCGCGGCTACAAGGTCGAGCTGCTCGACACGCAGCAGGGCGAGGAGGCTGGAATCAAGTCGGCCACGTTCTCAGTGGAGGGCGAGTACGCGTTCGGCTTCTTGCACGCCGAATCGGGCGTGCACCGGCTGGTGCGCATCTCGCCCTTCGACGCCAACGCCCGCCGGCATACGGCCTTCGCCTCGGTCGCCGTCTTCCTCGACGTCAGCGACGACCTCGAGATCGACCTGCGGGACGAGGATATGCGCTTCGACTTCTTTCGCGCGGGCGGCGCCGGCGGCCAGCACGTCAACAAGACGGAATCCGCGGTGCGCATCACCCACCTGCCGACGGGCATCGTCGTGCAGTGTCAGAACGAGCGCTCGCAGCATAAGAACCGCACCCAGGCGCTGCGCGTGCTGCGCGCGCGCATCTACGAGCACGAGCGGCGCAAACGCGATCAAGAGCTGGCGGGGATCAGCGGCGAGAAGAAGGCCATCGAGTGGGGCAACCAGATCCGCTCCTATGTGCTCGCGCCCTACCGGCTGGTGACGGACCATCGCACTGAGCTCAAGGTCGGCAATGTCGATGCCGTCCTCTCCGGCGACCTCGACCCCTTCATCCACGCTTACCTGCTCGGCGAAAGCCGCTCGCGGCCGCCAGCGCACTAG